The sequence CGCCGCCGCCTTCGGCGTGCAGAGTGGGAAGAACCGCACCCGCGACTTCACCTACGGCAAACCCAGCCACTTCATCCTGCTGGGCATCGCCTTCACCCTGATCTTCGTCGTGCTGCTCTATGGGCTGGTGCAGCTGGTGCTGCACCTCGCCGGGGTCTGAACCTAGCGCAGCAGGGGCTGCACCGAGAACTCATAGCGCTTGCGCT is a genomic window of Pseudomonas knackmussii B13 containing:
- a CDS encoding DUF2970 domain-containing protein, whose translation is MNDDSQNKPPSFWQMLQSVLAAAFGVQSGKNRTRDFTYGKPSHFILLGIAFTLIFVVLLYGLVQLVLHLAGV